One stretch of Streptomyces hygroscopicus DNA includes these proteins:
- a CDS encoding ABC transporter has product MNSPGSRPASSPPADPAPVPGAGATLTAGPVGKPPAGRTGTDPLSRLRRLADLRNLSLVGVLAVLIAVGGFTKPDEFLSTDNLQLVLTQASVIGVVTVGMTFVIISGGIDLSVGAMVALASVWATTLATQDYGLGGILLCAVLVGLGCGLVNGVLIAYGGMVPFIATLAMLASARGLAVQISDGRTQVVTVDPVLDLGLPDSYVLGIPPLVIIFAAVTVLGWLVLNRTTFGRRTVAIGGNAEAARLAGIDVKRQRLTLYLLSGLCCGVAAFMLVVLTGSGQSTNGNLYELDAIAAAIIGGTLLSGGRGTITGSVLGVLVFTTITNLFALNNLQSDVQQIAKGAIIVAAVLVQKGRSTP; this is encoded by the coding sequence GTGAACTCACCCGGGAGCAGGCCGGCGTCCAGCCCCCCGGCCGACCCCGCCCCGGTACCGGGCGCGGGCGCCACGCTGACGGCCGGTCCGGTCGGCAAACCGCCGGCCGGCCGCACCGGCACCGATCCGCTGAGCAGGCTGCGGCGCCTGGCCGACCTGCGCAACCTCTCGCTCGTCGGGGTGCTGGCGGTGCTGATCGCCGTCGGCGGCTTCACCAAGCCCGACGAGTTCCTCAGCACCGACAACCTCCAGCTCGTGCTCACCCAGGCGTCCGTCATCGGCGTCGTCACCGTCGGCATGACCTTCGTCATCATCAGCGGCGGCATCGATCTGTCGGTCGGCGCGATGGTCGCCCTCGCCTCGGTGTGGGCCACCACGCTCGCCACCCAGGACTACGGACTCGGCGGCATCCTGCTGTGCGCGGTCCTGGTGGGGCTCGGCTGCGGACTGGTCAACGGGGTGCTCATCGCGTACGGCGGGATGGTGCCGTTCATCGCCACCCTCGCGATGCTCGCCTCGGCCCGCGGGCTCGCCGTGCAGATCAGCGACGGCAGGACCCAGGTCGTCACCGTCGACCCGGTCCTGGACCTCGGGCTCCCGGACTCCTACGTCCTCGGCATACCGCCGCTGGTGATCATCTTCGCCGCCGTCACGGTCCTCGGCTGGCTGGTGCTCAACCGCACGACGTTCGGCCGGCGCACCGTCGCCATCGGCGGCAACGCGGAGGCGGCCCGGCTCGCGGGCATCGACGTCAAACGGCAGCGGCTGACGCTGTATCTGCTCTCCGGGCTGTGCTGCGGTGTCGCCGCCTTCATGCTGGTCGTCCTCACCGGCTCCGGCCAGAGCACCAACGGCAACCTGTACGAACTCGACGCCATCGCCGCCGCGATCATCGGCGGCACGCTGCTCAGCGGCGGCCGCGGCACCATCACCGGCTCCGTCCTCGGCGTCCTCGTCTTCACCACCATCACCAATCTGTTCGCCCTGAACAACCTTCAGAGCGATGTCCAGCAGATCGCCAAGGGCGCGATCATCGTCGCCGCCGTCCTGGTACAGAAGGGTCGTTCGACGCCATGA
- a CDS encoding sugar ABC transporter ATPase: MAPAPPDPRPLLTMSAITKSFPGVRALDGVDLDVEAGEVHCLLGQNGAGKSTLIKVVAGAHQPDSGEILWQGAPVTLKSPIAAMRLGIATIYQELDLVEGLSVAENVFLGHEMATAGFVRSRAARTATAALLTRLGHPEIDPGRLVGELSAAGQQIVSMARALSHDVQLIVMDEPSAALDPDEVDNLFRIVGDLTAAGVAVVYISHRLEEIRRIGDRVTVLKDGRAAARGLDARTTPTREVVALMTGRDVEYAFPRRTTAPPAASAAPVLRLENLGRAGEFEPIDLEVAPGEIVGLAGLVGSGRSEILETVYGARRPTSGRVLVDGRALRPGSVSAAVRAGLGLAPEERKAQALLMLESVTRNVSVSSLTRFSRAGWVDRGAERAAARRCVRDLSLHPDDPERPVRTLSGGNQQKAVLARWLLRGCRVLLLDEPTRGVDVGARAELYAVIRRLADDGMAVLLVSSELPEVLGLADRVLVLREGRVVHTAPARELDEHRVLDLVMEGSPS; this comes from the coding sequence ATGGCACCGGCACCACCCGACCCGCGCCCGCTCCTCACCATGTCCGCGATCACCAAGTCCTTCCCCGGCGTACGGGCCCTGGACGGCGTCGACCTCGATGTCGAAGCGGGCGAGGTGCACTGTCTGCTCGGCCAGAACGGCGCCGGCAAGTCCACCCTCATCAAGGTGGTCGCCGGGGCGCATCAGCCCGACAGCGGCGAGATCCTCTGGCAGGGCGCACCGGTCACCCTCAAGTCGCCCATCGCCGCCATGCGCCTGGGGATCGCCACCATCTACCAGGAACTCGACCTGGTGGAGGGGCTGTCCGTGGCCGAGAACGTCTTCCTCGGCCATGAGATGGCCACCGCCGGTTTCGTCCGCTCCCGAGCGGCCCGCACCGCCACCGCCGCGCTCCTGACCCGGCTCGGACACCCCGAGATCGACCCGGGGCGGCTGGTCGGGGAGCTGTCCGCGGCCGGGCAGCAGATCGTCTCGATGGCCCGCGCGCTCTCCCACGACGTCCAGCTCATCGTGATGGACGAGCCGTCCGCGGCCCTCGACCCCGACGAGGTCGACAATCTCTTCCGCATCGTCGGCGATCTCACCGCCGCCGGGGTCGCCGTCGTCTACATCTCGCACCGGCTGGAGGAGATCCGCCGGATCGGCGACCGCGTCACCGTGCTCAAGGACGGCCGCGCCGCCGCCCGCGGGCTGGACGCCCGCACCACCCCGACCCGCGAGGTCGTGGCCCTGATGACGGGCCGGGACGTGGAGTACGCGTTCCCGCGCCGCACCACGGCACCTCCGGCCGCGAGCGCCGCGCCCGTGCTGCGGCTGGAGAACCTCGGCAGGGCGGGGGAGTTCGAGCCGATCGACCTCGAAGTGGCGCCCGGCGAGATCGTCGGGCTCGCCGGACTCGTCGGCTCCGGACGGTCCGAGATCCTGGAGACCGTCTACGGCGCCCGCCGTCCCACCTCGGGCCGGGTCCTGGTGGACGGGCGCGCGCTGCGCCCCGGCAGCGTGTCCGCCGCCGTGCGCGCCGGGCTCGGGCTCGCCCCCGAGGAGCGCAAGGCGCAGGCGCTGCTGATGCTGGAGTCCGTCACCCGCAATGTCTCGGTCTCCTCGCTGACCCGCTTCTCCCGCGCCGGGTGGGTGGACCGCGGCGCGGAGCGGGCGGCGGCCCGTAGGTGCGTACGCGACCTCTCGCTGCACCCCGACGACCCGGAGCGGCCGGTGCGGACCCTGTCCGGGGGCAATCAGCAAAAGGCCGTGCTGGCCCGCTGGCTGCTGCGCGGCTGCCGGGTGCTGCTGCTGGACGAGCCGACGCGCGGGGTGGACGTCGGCGCCCGCGCCGAGCTGTACGCCGTGATCCGCCGACTCGCCGACGACGGCATGGCCGTCCTTCTCGTCTCCAGCGAACTGCCCGAAGTCCTGGGTCTCGCCGACCGGGTGCTGGTGCTCCGCGAGGGCCGCGTCGTCCATACGGCGCCCGCGCGGGAGCTGGACGAGCACCGCGTCCTCGATCTCGTCATGGAAGGGAGCCCGTCGTGA